The following proteins come from a genomic window of Actinacidiphila yeochonensis CN732:
- a CDS encoding MBL fold metallo-hydrolase, translating into MRDSENAADTGQPEGDGSVWEQLGPGVARRRLPHLDVTIGLVVGADGVLLVDTGSTLREGAELRSQVADLTGGRSVTHVVLTHGHVDHVLGSAAFEGAEVYAARGLGARLAREAEALRAEAVELGTDPAEAAEAVAALLLAPPTTEVGGDGAGDGTAEGVELDLGGRAVLLVRPGPGHTRHDLAVFVPGATASDPAVVFCGDLVEESGEPQAGPDAVPSGWPAAVDTLLALGGETARYVPGHGAVVDARFLRAQRDELARRAAGPGSAPAGPGASTPAGPGPSAPAGPADSAPEGASDPE; encoded by the coding sequence GTGCGGGACTCGGAGAACGCGGCGGACACGGGACAGCCCGAGGGCGACGGCTCGGTGTGGGAGCAGCTGGGGCCCGGCGTGGCCCGGCGGCGGCTGCCGCACCTGGACGTGACGATCGGGCTGGTGGTGGGCGCCGACGGGGTGCTGCTGGTGGACACCGGCTCCACCCTGCGCGAGGGCGCGGAGCTGCGCTCCCAGGTGGCCGACCTCACCGGCGGCAGGTCGGTGACCCATGTGGTGCTCACCCACGGGCACGTCGACCACGTCCTGGGCTCGGCCGCCTTCGAGGGCGCCGAGGTGTACGCGGCGCGCGGCCTGGGTGCCCGCCTGGCCCGCGAGGCCGAGGCGCTGCGGGCGGAGGCGGTCGAGCTGGGCACCGACCCCGCCGAGGCGGCCGAGGCCGTGGCGGCGCTGCTGCTCGCGCCGCCGACCACGGAGGTGGGCGGGGACGGCGCCGGGGACGGCACGGCCGAGGGGGTGGAGCTCGACCTGGGCGGCCGGGCGGTGCTGCTGGTGCGCCCCGGTCCCGGGCACACCCGCCACGACCTGGCCGTGTTCGTGCCGGGGGCGACCGCGAGCGATCCGGCGGTGGTCTTCTGCGGCGACCTGGTCGAGGAGTCCGGCGAGCCCCAGGCCGGCCCCGACGCGGTCCCGTCCGGGTGGCCGGCCGCGGTGGACACCCTGCTGGCCCTCGGCGGCGAGACGGCCCGGTACGTGCCCGGCCACGGCGCGGTGGTCGACGCCAGGTTCCTGCGGGCCCAGCGCGACGAGCTGGCCCGGCGCGCGGCCGGACCCGGCTCCGCACCCGCCGGCCCTGGCGCCTCCACGCCCGCCGGTCCGGGCCCGTCCGCGCCCGCCGGGCCCGCGGACTCGGCCCCTGAGGGCGCCTCCGACCCGGAGTGA
- the hemW gene encoding radical SAM family heme chaperone HemW, giving the protein MPSATPDGAPVPPDGALPASALERAADRPLGFYLHVPYCATRCGYCDFNTYTASELRGKGGALASRDNYAGVLAEEVRLARKVLGDDPREVSTVFVGGGTPTLLPAADLGRMLAAIRDEFGLAADAEVTTEANPESVDPDYLAELRAQGFNRVSFGMQSARPHVLRVLDRTHTPGRPEACVAEARAAGFEHVNLDLIYGTPGESDDDWRASLDAALAAGPDHVSAYALIVEEGTQLARRIRRGEVPPTDDDEHADRYLIAEERLSAAGLTWYEVSNWAASREARCRHNELYWTGADWWGAGPGAHSHVGGVRWWNAKHPGAYAQALAEGRSPGAGREVLSAEDRRVERIMLELRLADGCPLDLLAADGTQAAADAVRDGLLEPAPYAEGRAVLTLRGRLLADAVIRDLVD; this is encoded by the coding sequence ATGCCTTCCGCAACTCCCGACGGCGCCCCCGTCCCGCCGGACGGCGCCCTCCCGGCGTCCGCCCTGGAGCGCGCCGCCGACCGCCCCCTCGGCTTCTACCTGCACGTTCCGTACTGCGCCACCCGCTGCGGCTACTGCGACTTCAACACCTACACAGCCTCCGAGCTGCGCGGCAAGGGCGGCGCCCTGGCCTCGCGGGACAACTACGCGGGCGTGCTGGCCGAGGAGGTGCGGCTGGCCCGGAAGGTGCTGGGCGACGATCCGCGCGAGGTGAGCACGGTCTTCGTCGGCGGCGGCACCCCCACCCTGCTGCCCGCCGCCGACCTGGGCCGGATGCTCGCCGCGATCCGGGACGAGTTCGGGCTCGCGGCCGATGCCGAGGTGACGACGGAGGCGAACCCGGAGTCGGTCGACCCGGACTACCTGGCGGAGCTGCGCGCCCAGGGCTTCAACCGGGTCTCGTTCGGCATGCAGAGCGCCCGCCCGCACGTGCTGCGCGTCCTGGACCGCACCCACACCCCCGGCCGCCCGGAGGCGTGCGTGGCCGAGGCCCGCGCCGCCGGGTTCGAGCACGTCAACCTCGACCTGATCTACGGCACCCCCGGCGAGTCCGACGACGACTGGCGCGCCTCCCTGGACGCGGCGCTGGCCGCCGGGCCCGACCACGTCTCCGCGTACGCGCTGATCGTGGAGGAGGGCACGCAGCTGGCGCGGCGCATCCGGCGCGGCGAGGTGCCGCCGACCGACGACGACGAGCACGCCGACCGCTACCTCATCGCCGAGGAGCGGCTGAGCGCGGCCGGGCTGACCTGGTACGAGGTGTCGAACTGGGCGGCCTCCCGGGAGGCCCGCTGCCGCCACAACGAGCTGTACTGGACCGGCGCGGACTGGTGGGGCGCGGGTCCGGGGGCGCACAGCCACGTGGGCGGGGTGCGCTGGTGGAACGCCAAGCACCCCGGCGCCTACGCGCAGGCGCTCGCCGAGGGACGCTCCCCGGGGGCCGGCCGGGAGGTGCTGTCCGCCGAGGACCGCAGGGTCGAGCGGATCATGCTGGAGCTGCGGCTGGCCGACGGCTGCCCGCTGGACCTGCTGGCCGCCGACGGGACCCAGGCCGCCGCCGACGCGGTAAGGGACGGGCTCCTGGAACCCGCCCCTTACGCGGAGGGCCGGGCGGTACTGACCCTGCGCGGCCGGCTGCTGGCCGACGCCGTCATCCGCGACCTGGTGGACTGA